TGAAATAAGCTACATTGGCAAGCATAGAGATTGCTCCACCAATAGTTGCAGCTATTGAAGAAATAAGTATATCTCTATTTTTAATGTGTCCAAGCTCGTGAGCTAAAACACCTCTTAGTTCATCCTTGTTTAAAATTTGTAAAATACCGGAAGTTACAGCTACAGCTGCATGGTTAGGGTCTCTTCCTGTTGCAAAAGCATTTGGAACAGCTATAGGTGCTAAATAGATTTTTGGCTTTGGAATGCCGGCTCTCCTTGCTAAATCTTCTACCATTTCGTGAAGCCAAGGTGCTTCTTCATAAGGAATCTCTCTTGCTCCATACATAGCCAAAGCTACTTTATCAGAAAAGAAATAGCTGAAAAAGTTCATAAATAAAGCTACTACAAACGCAATTATCATACCTTGCTTTCCGGCTACTAAATGACCGATGGCAAGAAATAAACCTGTCAATACTCCTAAAAGTAAAACTGTTTTCAGCTGATTTGCCATTCTTTAACCCCCTCTATTTCTAAAATGCTATATAAATAATAAAACCGAGGTAGGTATTTTTCAACCCACCCCGGTCATATTTATAAAAGTTTTTTCTCTATTAGTTATTAATGAACTTCCGGATTTATTACATCTCCGCCAGATTCATTGCCACCTTGTCTGTAAAGTTTTTGTGCAAATCTGTTAGCAACATTTTGTAATTTATCTAATGCAGTTTGAATTTGTGCTTTATCGTTAGATTCAATAGCTTTTTTAGCCTCAGCTATTACATTTTCTGCTTCTGAGATTTCTTCTGGTGTAAATTTAGCTTTGTTTTCATTAAACGCCTTTTCAAAGCTGTATACTAAAGCATCAAGTTGGTTTCTTAATTCAATTGTTTCTTTAAACTTCTTGTCTTCCTCTTCATGTTTTTTAGCTTCTTCGATAAGTTTTTCAATATCTTCCTTAGTTAATCCGCTTGATGGTGTAACTGTTATAGATTGTGCTCTACCTGTTGCCTTATCTGTAGCTGTAACATGTAGTATACCATCTGCGTCTATATCAAAGCACACTTCTATTTGAGGAACGCCTCTTGGTGCTGGAGGAATATCAGTTAATCTAAAGCTACCAAGCAATTTATTTTCTTTGGCAATGCTTCTTTCACCTT
This region of Sulfurihydrogenibium sp. genomic DNA includes:
- the htpX gene encoding zinc metalloprotease HtpX; translation: MANQLKTVLLLGVLTGLFLAIGHLVAGKQGMIIAFVVALFMNFFSYFFSDKVALAMYGAREIPYEEAPWLHEMVEDLARRAGIPKPKIYLAPIAVPNAFATGRDPNHAAVAVTSGILQILNKDELRGVLAHELGHIKNRDILISSIAATIGGAISMLANVAYFSTFFGGNNNDEENSNPIASIIGSIILFIVAPLAATLIQMAISRSREFLADEAGAKISGCPLCLANALRRLEEIAHNPQIQEIASQEINPGTAHMMIVNPLSGDFIMKLFSTHPPTEERIRRLEELARK